One Mesorhizobium loti genomic window carries:
- a CDS encoding ABC transporter, translating to MDLVTVKGLSKRYGGIIALSEATFSARAGEVHALLGENGAGKSTFIQILSGAVQHDGGSILVDGQDYRPANPDAAQARGIAAVFQELSLIPDLSVEQNIWFRHEPRTLLRTVNRGEMRRKTLALLDKYDFPALRPDQELRRLTLAERQIVEIAKGLAKDPRILILDEATSALPAREAEWLLKLTRQLAAEGRLVIFISHRMAEVRAIADRLTIFRNGSTVAAHEANAVSDNEIVTQMIGRHLDRLYPERVATATDRIALGVRGFSSGSRLSGVDFALREGEVLGVGGLQGHGQRELFQALFGATRASGTIELWGKPATIGNPRQALTGKDGIALVPEDRRGQGLLLTKSVRENLTLSVIKRFTENGLLSRQKETALVKEMVDFLRIKAGTPEQLAGTLSGGNQQKVIFGKMLLTQARVLLLYDPTRGVDVGTKGEIFQLMRDLAAKGYAILFHSSDMPELVHVADRVLVMRNGRIAATLEGDHISEEEILRAAMLETRAA from the coding sequence ATGGACCTCGTCACCGTCAAAGGCCTGTCCAAACGCTATGGCGGCATCATCGCGCTGAGCGAGGCGACATTCAGCGCCCGCGCGGGCGAGGTGCATGCGCTGCTCGGCGAGAATGGCGCGGGCAAGAGCACCTTCATCCAGATCCTCTCGGGCGCGGTACAGCACGATGGTGGCTCGATCCTGGTCGATGGCCAGGATTATCGCCCGGCCAATCCGGACGCGGCGCAGGCGCGCGGTATTGCCGCCGTCTTCCAGGAACTGTCGCTGATCCCCGACCTCAGCGTCGAACAGAACATCTGGTTCCGCCATGAGCCAAGAACGCTGCTGCGCACCGTCAATCGCGGCGAAATGCGCCGCAAGACGCTGGCGCTGCTGGACAAGTATGATTTCCCGGCGCTGCGCCCCGACCAGGAACTGCGGCGGCTGACATTGGCCGAACGGCAGATCGTCGAGATCGCCAAGGGCCTGGCCAAGGACCCGCGCATCCTGATCCTCGACGAAGCGACCTCGGCGCTGCCGGCGCGGGAGGCCGAATGGCTGCTGAAGCTCACCCGGCAACTGGCCGCCGAAGGCAGGCTGGTCATCTTCATCTCGCACCGCATGGCCGAGGTGCGCGCCATTGCCGACCGGCTGACAATTTTCCGCAATGGCAGCACGGTCGCCGCGCACGAGGCCAACGCCGTCTCCGACAACGAGATCGTCACCCAGATGATCGGCCGGCATCTCGATCGGCTCTATCCGGAGCGCGTGGCAACCGCGACCGATCGCATTGCTCTAGGGGTAAGAGGGTTTTCGAGCGGCAGTCGCCTTTCCGGTGTCGACTTCGCCTTGCGTGAGGGTGAAGTGCTGGGCGTCGGCGGCTTGCAGGGCCACGGCCAGCGTGAATTGTTTCAGGCGCTGTTCGGCGCCACCAGAGCGAGCGGCACGATCGAACTTTGGGGCAAACCTGCCACGATCGGCAATCCACGCCAGGCGCTGACCGGCAAGGACGGCATCGCCCTGGTGCCGGAGGACCGGCGTGGGCAGGGCCTGCTGCTGACCAAGAGCGTGCGCGAGAATTTGACGCTGTCTGTGATCAAGCGTTTCACCGAAAACGGCTTGCTGAGCCGGCAAAAGGAAACCGCGCTGGTCAAGGAGATGGTCGATTTCCTGCGCATCAAGGCCGGTACACCGGAACAGCTTGCCGGCACGCTGTCGGGCGGCAACCAGCAGAAGGTGATCTTCGGCAAGATGCTGCTCACACAGGCGCGCGTGCTGCTGCTCTACGATCCGACGCGCGGCGTCGATGTCGGCACCAAGGGCGAGATTTTTCAGCTGATGCGCGATCTCGCCGCCAAGGGCTACGCGATCCTGTTCCATTCCAGCGACATGCCGGAGCTTGTCCATGTCGCTGACCGCGTGCTGGTGATGCGCAACGGCCGCATTGCCGCGACGCTGGAGGGAGATCACATTTCGGAGGAGGAAATCCTGCGTGCGGCCATGCTTGAAACCAGGGCGGCGTGA
- a CDS encoding inner-membrane translocator: protein MVMSAAERTLEMVQRPAEEKQARPGIDWRGRALDRAPFLVACLMLALIIGIYGSLQSGVFTLDELNLDTAAAMTLMLAATGQTIVLLRGGIDLSIGGMISLGTVIAATRFTDDPSTTAFWALIILALGFLIGALNGLLISLLKLQPFLVTLATWSILNGVAMIILPTDGGSVPGW from the coding sequence ATGGTGATGTCCGCTGCGGAGAGAACATTGGAGATGGTGCAAAGGCCAGCCGAAGAGAAACAAGCAAGGCCAGGCATCGATTGGCGCGGCCGCGCGCTCGACCGTGCGCCGTTCCTGGTCGCTTGCCTGATGCTGGCGTTGATCATCGGCATTTATGGCAGCCTGCAATCCGGCGTCTTCACGCTGGACGAGCTCAACCTCGACACGGCGGCGGCGATGACGCTGATGCTGGCGGCGACCGGGCAGACCATCGTGCTGCTGCGCGGTGGCATCGACCTGTCGATCGGCGGCATGATCAGTCTCGGCACGGTGATCGCCGCGACGCGTTTCACCGACGATCCGTCGACCACGGCGTTTTGGGCGTTGATCATTCTCGCACTCGGCTTCCTCATCGGCGCGCTCAACGGCCTGCTGATCTCGCTGCTCAAGCTGCAGCCCTTCCTGGTGACCCTCGCCACCTGGTCGATCCTGAACGGCGTCGCCATGATCATCCTGCCGACCGATGGCGGCAGCGTTCCCGGCTGGTAG
- a CDS encoding inner-membrane translocator has translation MLLALLIFWWWFRATRVGIAIQATGSNEKSAFLSGVSITRVNLITYGLSGLFAAGAALFLVTQTGAGSPTIGKDYILPSVAAAVIGGVSLFGGRGHLAGTLIGAFVLTLIGNLVFVLHVSSYWQPVASGVILLLSVLASSVAEKAARNRVQ, from the coding sequence ATGCTGCTGGCGCTGCTGATATTCTGGTGGTGGTTCCGCGCCACCCGGGTGGGCATCGCCATCCAGGCGACCGGCTCCAACGAAAAGTCGGCCTTCCTGTCCGGTGTCTCGATCACAAGGGTCAACCTCATCACCTATGGCCTGTCCGGCCTGTTCGCGGCCGGTGCGGCGCTGTTCTTGGTGACGCAGACCGGCGCCGGCTCGCCGACCATCGGCAAGGATTACATCCTGCCTTCGGTCGCGGCGGCGGTCATCGGCGGCGTCAGCCTGTTCGGCGGCCGTGGCCATCTCGCTGGCACGCTGATCGGCGCCTTCGTGCTGACCCTGATCGGCAATCTGGTCTTCGTCCTGCATGTGTCGAGCTACTGGCAGCCGGTCGCGTCCGGCGTTATCTTGCTGCTCTCGGTGCTGGCCAGTTCCGTCGCCGAGAAAGCCGCAAGGAACCGCGTCCAATGA
- a CDS encoding inner-membrane translocator codes for MSAFLARNRLIVLAYAGMVVLLLVTALFSPGFLSVSNMRSTVVLAAFVGIVALGQTFVIIGGGIDLSVPWVLNSAAIIMALLCGGQDLPLVWVMPLLLAGGAFIGLINGVGVAQFGVPPIIMTLATNVILQGLILVLTGGSPTPSAPALIQFLSVGRIGGFPVIALIWLALTLVATLLLSKAAFGRHLYALGTSATVAEFSGVPTARTTILTYVISGLTAAFAGMLLTGYSGQAYLGMGDAYLFTSIAAVAIGGASILGGSGHYLGTVAGAMVLTILTGLLPALNLSSGALLIVYGAVILITVSIGSETFAGLGGRLRRKEG; via the coding sequence ATGAGCGCCTTCCTCGCCCGCAACCGCCTCATCGTGCTCGCCTATGCCGGCATGGTCGTGCTGCTCCTGGTCACGGCCTTGTTCTCGCCGGGCTTCCTGTCGGTCTCCAACATGCGCTCGACCGTCGTGCTCGCCGCCTTCGTCGGCATCGTCGCGCTCGGCCAGACCTTCGTCATCATCGGCGGCGGCATCGACCTGTCGGTGCCCTGGGTGCTGAATTCAGCCGCGATCATCATGGCGCTGCTGTGCGGCGGCCAGGATCTGCCGCTGGTCTGGGTCATGCCGCTGCTGCTTGCCGGCGGCGCCTTCATCGGCCTCATCAACGGCGTCGGCGTCGCCCAGTTCGGCGTGCCGCCGATCATCATGACACTGGCCACCAACGTCATCCTGCAAGGCCTGATCCTGGTGCTGACCGGCGGCTCGCCGACCCCGTCGGCGCCGGCGCTGATCCAGTTCCTGTCGGTTGGGCGCATCGGCGGCTTCCCGGTTATCGCACTGATCTGGCTGGCGCTGACCCTGGTGGCGACGCTGCTGCTCTCCAAGGCGGCGTTCGGCCGCCATCTCTACGCGCTCGGCACCAGCGCCACGGTCGCCGAATTCTCCGGCGTGCCGACCGCGCGCACCACCATCCTGACCTATGTCATCTCAGGCCTTACCGCCGCCTTCGCCGGCATGCTCTTGACCGGCTATTCAGGCCAGGCCTATCTCGGCATGGGCGACGCCTATCTGTTCACCTCGATCGCGGCGGTCGCCATCGGCGGCGCCTCCATCCTCGGCGGCAGCGGCCATTATCTCGGCACCGTCGCCGGCGCCATGGTGCTCACCATCCTCACTGGTCTTTTGCCGGCGCTGAACCTGTCAAGCGGGGCGCTGCTCATCGTCTATGGTGCGGTGATCCTGATCACCGTGTCGATCGGCAGCGAGACCTTCGCCGGTCTCGGCGGCAGGCTACGCAGAAAAGAGGGCTGA
- a CDS encoding SMP-30/Gluconolaconase/LRE domain-containing protein codes for MVEITCVVDARAELGEGTLWDPKAGVLWWIDIWKKLIHRYDPATGKDETFETPEYLGCLGLREKGGLVLTMTDGFHFFDPATGRFEAIVDPESHMPETRFNDGKPDRQGRFWSGSMFEVPGKPIEFIGALYRLDPDLSVHKMIDGIGCSNGLAWSPDSKIMYFSDSHAGAVWAYDFDPTTGDIENRRTFIDMTMTGGVADGATVDAEGCYWVTIPVTSKVCRYDPDGELMQTVVLPTDLPTCCEFGGKNLDILYVTSAVLKRPASHFVRQKNPGGLFALDVGVKGLTLPAFKG; via the coding sequence ATGGTTGAAATCACTTGCGTCGTCGATGCCCGGGCCGAACTCGGCGAAGGCACGCTCTGGGATCCGAAGGCCGGCGTACTCTGGTGGATCGACATCTGGAAGAAGCTGATCCACCGCTACGACCCCGCGACCGGCAAGGATGAGACCTTCGAGACACCGGAATACCTCGGCTGCCTCGGCCTGCGCGAAAAGGGCGGCCTGGTGCTGACCATGACCGATGGCTTCCACTTCTTCGACCCTGCGACCGGCAGGTTCGAGGCGATCGTCGACCCGGAATCCCACATGCCGGAGACCCGCTTCAACGACGGCAAGCCGGACCGCCAGGGCCGCTTCTGGTCGGGCTCGATGTTCGAGGTGCCGGGCAAGCCGATCGAGTTCATCGGCGCGCTCTATCGGCTCGATCCCGATCTTTCCGTGCATAAGATGATCGACGGCATTGGCTGCTCCAACGGTTTGGCCTGGAGCCCGGATTCGAAGATCATGTATTTCTCCGACAGCCATGCCGGCGCGGTGTGGGCCTATGATTTCGACCCCACCACCGGCGACATCGAGAACCGCCGCACCTTCATCGACATGACGATGACCGGCGGCGTTGCCGATGGGGCCACCGTCGATGCCGAGGGCTGCTACTGGGTCACCATCCCGGTGACCAGCAAGGTCTGCCGCTATGACCCTGATGGCGAATTGATGCAGACCGTGGTTCTGCCGACCGACCTGCCGACCTGCTGCGAATTCGGCGGCAAGAACCTCGACATCCTCTATGTCACCTCGGCTGTGCTCAAGCGCCCGGCCAGCCACTTCGTCCGCCAGAAGAATCCTGGCGGACTGTTCGCGCTCGACGTCGGCGTCAAGGGCCTGACCCTGCCGGCTTTCAAGGGATAG
- a CDS encoding manganese transporter protein — translation MQTLTPILSTVTAAFLASFVEVVEAFTIVLAVGVTRSWRPALTGAALALALLAALVLAFGPLLALVPITTLQFVVGVLLILFGMRWLRKAILRSVGVIALHDEEAAFSKETAALNQQANDRRADYLAGLASFKAVLLEGVEVVFIVIAVGAAHGQTLYASLGALAAFILVMLIGLAVHRPLARVPENALKFVVGLMLTSFGIFWTGEGIGADWPGADLALLAIFAIVALASFAMVRWLRSTYPVSAGGLAR, via the coding sequence ATGCAGACGCTGACGCCCATCCTCTCGACGGTCACGGCGGCCTTTCTCGCTTCTTTCGTCGAGGTCGTCGAAGCCTTCACCATCGTGCTCGCGGTCGGCGTGACGCGCAGCTGGCGCCCGGCGCTGACCGGTGCCGCCCTGGCGCTGGCGCTGCTGGCGGCGCTCGTGCTGGCATTCGGGCCGCTGCTGGCGCTGGTGCCGATCACCACGCTGCAGTTCGTCGTGGGCGTGCTGCTGATCCTGTTCGGCATGCGCTGGCTGCGAAAGGCCATCCTGCGCAGCGTCGGCGTCATCGCGCTGCATGACGAGGAGGCGGCCTTCTCCAAGGAGACCGCCGCCCTCAACCAGCAGGCCAATGACCGCCGCGCCGACTACCTCGCCGGGCTGGCGTCGTTCAAGGCGGTGCTGCTCGAAGGTGTCGAGGTGGTGTTCATCGTCATTGCCGTCGGCGCGGCCCATGGGCAGACGCTCTATGCCAGCCTGGGCGCGCTGGCGGCGTTCATCCTGGTGATGCTGATCGGGCTGGCTGTCCACCGGCCGCTGGCGCGCGTGCCGGAAAATGCGCTGAAATTCGTGGTCGGGCTGATGCTGACCAGCTTCGGCATCTTCTGGACCGGCGAAGGCATAGGCGCCGACTGGCCGGGCGCCGACCTCGCTCTGCTCGCCATCTTCGCCATCGTCGCGCTGGCGTCGTTTGCCATGGTGCGCTGGCTGCGCAGCACCTATCCCGTATCAGCCGGCGGGCTAGCCCGATGA
- a CDS encoding phosphonate metabolism protein/1,5-bisphospho kinase PRPP-forming PhnN produces the protein MVSALIERELSAETFPIRHGVFVAVVGPSGAGKDTVIGYARALFADESRLEFVRRVITRPSDAASEDHDTLADAAFVEAEADGAFAISWEAHGLRYGLPADVDWSVANGHVAVANVSRAIIPVLRERYANLAIVEITASPDVLAERLAMRGRESRGEVLARLARSANVTLTGPGVTSIDNSGPREAAGERFAELLRKAMAFSDMSGLI, from the coding sequence ATGGTGTCGGCCTTGATCGAGCGTGAACTGTCCGCTGAAACGTTTCCAATCCGCCATGGCGTCTTTGTCGCCGTCGTGGGGCCCAGCGGCGCCGGCAAGGACACGGTGATCGGCTACGCCCGCGCGCTGTTCGCCGACGAGAGCCGGCTGGAGTTCGTGCGCCGCGTCATCACCCGGCCGAGCGATGCCGCGAGCGAGGATCACGACACGCTGGCCGATGCCGCCTTCGTCGAGGCCGAGGCCGACGGCGCCTTCGCGATTTCGTGGGAAGCACATGGCTTGCGCTACGGCCTGCCGGCCGATGTCGACTGGTCGGTCGCCAATGGCCATGTCGCCGTGGCGAACGTTTCGCGCGCGATCATCCCGGTGTTGCGCGAGCGCTACGCCAATCTGGCCATTGTCGAGATCACTGCCTCGCCCGACGTGCTGGCCGAGCGGCTGGCGATGCGCGGTCGCGAGTCACGTGGCGAAGTGCTGGCGCGCTTGGCGCGCAGCGCCAATGTGACCCTGACCGGCCCCGGCGTCACTTCGATCGACAACAGCGGCCCGCGCGAAGCGGCCGGCGAACGCTTTGCCGAGCTGCTGCGCAAGGCGATGGCTTTCTCCGACATGTCTGGCCTGATCTGA
- a CDS encoding phosphonate metabolism protein PhnM: MTAETVLSNARIVLADEIVEGSLVLRDGFIAGIDAGSGRTGEDMGGDYVIPGLVELHTDHLEGHYAPRPKVRWNPIAAVLAHDAQVATAGITTVLDALRVGMDEDADLTLADIRKLADAIEDSVAQDRLRADHFLHLRCEVSAPDCLQAFANFDQDDRVKLASLMDHAPGQRQFVNLETYAYYYQRKLKLSDRDFKLFCEKRMAESARNSAPNRAVIAAACHERGIVLASHDDATSGHVDEAIEQGVRVAEFPTTEEAARASKAAGLGVLMGAPNVMRGASHSGNVSARTLASDGLLDILSSDYIPFSLIQSAFFLGDMVEGISLPQAVAMVSKNPAEAVGLTDRGIIEQGRRADLVRVRVDDHVPVVRTVWRQGRRVA, translated from the coding sequence ATGACCGCCGAAACCGTTCTTTCCAACGCCCGCATCGTACTTGCCGACGAGATCGTCGAGGGGTCGCTGGTGCTGCGTGACGGCTTTATCGCCGGCATCGATGCAGGCTCTGGCCGGACCGGCGAGGACATGGGCGGCGACTATGTCATTCCCGGGCTGGTCGAACTGCACACCGACCATCTCGAAGGCCACTACGCACCGCGACCGAAGGTGCGCTGGAACCCGATTGCCGCCGTGCTTGCCCATGACGCGCAGGTGGCAACGGCCGGCATCACCACCGTCCTCGACGCCTTGCGCGTCGGCATGGACGAGGACGCCGATCTCACCTTGGCCGATATCCGCAAGCTGGCCGACGCGATCGAGGACAGCGTCGCGCAGGATCGTCTGCGCGCCGATCACTTCTTGCATCTGCGCTGCGAGGTTTCGGCGCCGGATTGCCTGCAGGCCTTCGCCAATTTCGACCAGGACGACCGGGTCAAGCTGGCCTCGCTGATGGACCATGCGCCCGGCCAACGCCAGTTCGTCAATCTTGAAACCTATGCCTACTACTACCAGCGCAAGCTGAAGCTGAGCGATCGCGACTTCAAATTGTTCTGCGAGAAGCGGATGGCGGAATCGGCGCGCAATTCGGCACCGAACCGCGCGGTGATCGCCGCCGCCTGCCATGAGCGTGGCATCGTGCTGGCCAGCCATGACGACGCCACATCGGGCCATGTCGACGAGGCGATCGAGCAGGGTGTGCGCGTTGCCGAGTTCCCCACCACCGAGGAAGCGGCGCGCGCCTCGAAGGCCGCGGGCCTCGGCGTGCTGATGGGCGCGCCCAATGTCATGCGCGGCGCCTCACATTCGGGCAATGTCTCGGCGCGCACGCTGGCCAGTGATGGCCTGCTCGACATCTTGTCTTCGGACTACATTCCCTTCAGCCTGATCCAGTCCGCCTTCTTCCTCGGCGACATGGTCGAAGGCATTTCGCTGCCGCAGGCTGTCGCCATGGTTTCGAAGAACCCGGCCGAAGCCGTTGGCCTGACCGACCGCGGCATCATCGAACAGGGCCGCCGCGCCGATCTGGTGCGCGTGCGCGTCGACGACCATGTGCCGGTCGTGCGCACCGTCTGGCGGCAGGGACGCCGGGTCGCGTGA
- a CDS encoding phosphonate metabolism protein, giving the protein MRYAIYFTPRQDEPLARIAANWLGRDPFGAATRPVEAVADLSAAEVAFHTASARRYGFHATLKAPFRLAANETETSLRAAIDHFAEATPVVTIPRLVVSQIDSFFALVPEGPFPPLNRFADDVVRDFDRFRAPLTEAEIERRSPDSLKPPEFRNLCQWGYPYVFETFRFHMTLSGRAGTQESPRLRAAIDSLFADVLRQPVLVDALTLFVEPEPGAPFMVLSQHALGRRPARKIA; this is encoded by the coding sequence ATGCGTTATGCCATCTACTTCACCCCCCGGCAGGACGAACCGCTGGCGCGGATCGCCGCCAACTGGCTGGGCCGCGACCCGTTCGGCGCGGCGACAAGGCCGGTCGAGGCCGTGGCCGATTTATCGGCGGCGGAAGTTGCCTTCCACACCGCCTCGGCGCGCCGCTATGGCTTCCACGCGACGCTGAAAGCCCCCTTCCGCCTGGCGGCCAACGAGACGGAAACCTCGCTGCGCGCCGCAATCGACCATTTTGCCGAAGCGACGCCTGTTGTGACGATCCCGCGCCTCGTCGTCAGCCAGATCGACAGCTTCTTCGCGCTGGTGCCCGAGGGACCGTTCCCGCCGCTCAACCGCTTCGCCGACGACGTCGTGCGCGATTTCGACCGCTTTCGCGCGCCGCTGACCGAGGCCGAGATCGAACGGCGCAGCCCGGATTCGCTGAAGCCCCCCGAGTTCCGCAACCTCTGCCAGTGGGGCTACCCCTATGTCTTCGAGACCTTCCGCTTCCACATGACGCTGTCGGGCCGCGCCGGGACACAGGAAAGCCCTCGTTTGCGCGCAGCAATCGACAGCCTGTTCGCGGACGTGCTGCGGCAGCCGGTGCTGGTGGACGCGCTGACGCTGTTTGTCGAACCCGAACCCGGTGCGCCGTTCATGGTGCTGTCCCAGCACGCGCTGGGACGCCGCCCGGCCAGAAAAATCGCCTGA
- a CDS encoding Myo-inositol catabolism IolB domain-containing protein has translation MSKLLVKANKGHGRVAHVTPKSAGWTYVGFDLHRLQPGESASGKTDDREVCLVFVTGKGTAKADGKDLGLLGERMSPFEGKPWSVYIPEGSDWSVTADTELELAVCSAPGLGGGLPVRVIAPDDLGQEVRGKGTNTRYVTNILPEGKPADSLLVVEVITPGGHTSSYPPHKHDQDNLPAESYLEETYYHRLNPPQGFAFQRVYTDADTDGHRALDEAMAIEDGDVVLVPKGYHPCAACHGYDLYYLNVMAGPKRTWKFHNAPEHEWLMKA, from the coding sequence ATGTCCAAGCTGCTGGTGAAGGCCAACAAGGGCCATGGCCGCGTCGCCCATGTGACGCCGAAAAGTGCCGGCTGGACCTATGTCGGCTTCGACCTGCATCGGCTGCAACCCGGCGAAAGCGCTTCGGGGAAGACGGACGACCGCGAAGTCTGCCTGGTGTTCGTGACCGGCAAGGGCACGGCGAAGGCAGACGGCAAGGATCTCGGCCTGCTCGGCGAGCGGATGTCACCCTTCGAAGGCAAGCCGTGGTCGGTCTATATTCCCGAGGGATCGGACTGGTCGGTGACGGCCGATACCGAATTGGAACTCGCGGTCTGCTCGGCGCCCGGCCTTGGCGGTGGTTTGCCGGTCCGGGTGATCGCGCCGGACGATCTCGGCCAGGAGGTGCGCGGCAAGGGCACCAACACGCGCTACGTCACCAACATCCTGCCGGAAGGCAAGCCGGCGGATTCCTTGCTGGTGGTCGAGGTCATCACGCCCGGCGGCCACACGTCGAGCTATCCGCCGCACAAGCACGACCAGGACAATCTGCCTGCTGAATCCTATCTTGAGGAGACCTATTACCACCGCCTCAACCCGCCGCAGGGCTTTGCCTTCCAGCGCGTCTATACAGACGCCGACACGGATGGCCATCGCGCGCTCGACGAAGCCATGGCGATCGAGGATGGCGATGTTGTGCTGGTGCCCAAGGGGTATCACCCCTGCGCCGCCTGCCATGGGTACGATCTCTACTATCTCAACGTCATGGCCGGGCCGAAGCGGACGTGGAAATTCCACAATGCACCCGAGCACGAATGGTTGATGAAGGCCTGA
- a CDS encoding myo-inositol catabolism protein, with protein sequence MKAKLGMSPIAWWNDDLAELSDDVSLEECLRQSRSAGFTGMEMGRRFPNDPAVMLPILKAADVTLCGGWFSGTLVDEEMSRNKDRIQPMIDLFKAVNAPCIVYGEVGRSIQGDRSKPLATKPKLTSDEMKAYARRLTEFGEWCAEQGMPLSYHHHMAAVVETEPELDAFMRHSGAGIPLLLDAGHLAFAGGDVLRAIDNHHKRISHVHVKDVRMGVIDGLDRTKQSFLDAVALGAFTVPGDGSLDFGAIVQRFADYGYEGWFVVEAEQDPRKNPPLKMAEVGHKELMRVMTAAGYTVETQGFPNA encoded by the coding sequence TTGAAAGCCAAACTGGGCATGTCCCCCATAGCGTGGTGGAACGACGATCTTGCCGAACTGAGCGATGACGTGTCGCTGGAAGAGTGCCTGCGCCAGTCGCGTTCGGCCGGCTTCACCGGCATGGAGATGGGCCGGCGCTTTCCCAACGATCCCGCTGTCATGCTGCCGATCCTCAAGGCAGCCGACGTGACGCTGTGCGGCGGCTGGTTTTCCGGCACGCTGGTCGATGAGGAGATGAGCAGGAACAAGGATCGCATCCAGCCGATGATCGACCTGTTCAAGGCGGTCAACGCGCCTTGCATCGTCTATGGCGAGGTCGGCCGCTCGATCCAGGGCGACCGCTCGAAGCCGCTCGCCACCAAGCCGAAACTCACCAGTGACGAGATGAAGGCCTATGCCAGGCGCCTGACCGAGTTCGGCGAATGGTGCGCCGAGCAAGGCATGCCGCTCTCCTACCACCATCACATGGCGGCGGTGGTCGAGACCGAGCCGGAGCTCGATGCCTTCATGCGTCATTCCGGGGCGGGGATTCCGCTGCTGCTCGACGCCGGCCATCTGGCCTTTGCGGGCGGCGATGTGCTGCGCGCCATCGACAACCACCACAAGCGCATCAGCCATGTCCATGTGAAGGATGTGCGCATGGGCGTGATCGACGGGCTTGACCGCACGAAACAGTCCTTCCTCGACGCCGTGGCGCTCGGCGCCTTCACCGTGCCGGGCGACGGCTCGCTGGATTTCGGCGCCATCGTGCAACGCTTCGCCGATTATGGCTATGAAGGCTGGTTCGTGGTCGAGGCCGAGCAGGACCCGAGGAAGAACCCGCCGCTCAAGATGGCTGAGGTCGGCCACAAGGAACTGATGCGGGTCATGACGGCCGCCGGCTACACGGTCGAGACGCAAGGCTTCCCGAATGCCTGA